A portion of the Calliphora vicina chromosome 5, idCalVici1.1, whole genome shotgun sequence genome contains these proteins:
- the LOC135962250 gene encoding membrane-bound alkaline phosphatase-like, whose product MLIQILLVAIAAIALVEGHVIADDDFHNVYKLTGQNSNRAFIEDIGMGKYTPEEEKDPEFWRNLARQELQQNLKKQRLNMNKAKNVIFFLGDGMSLSTVAAARMLKGQQKGNTGEEEVLSFEKFPYTGLSKTYCTDSQVADSACTATAYLCGVKANIVTIGVSANVLFNNCSASMDPKNHVSSIAQWAQKAGKSTGFITTTTLTHASPSGTFAHVANRMYESDTDVRSFGRDPEECMDIATQLVTQEPGRNFDILMGGGMSKFLPNTIRDCHGNLGIREDGKNLLSTWQGMHPEGIIATNREELLSLNTSKVSNIMGIFQSKYMDYRLLSDPVKQPTLAEMTEVALKLMQRNDEGYFIFIEGGLIDVAHHATKAAISLDETLEFDKAIELARKMTDPEDTLIVVSSDHAHPLTISGYPGRGTDILGLNQHDSDSNGLKYLTLNYPIGPKQYLDDKGNRLDLEKINRDSNFEYPGYINTDDGRHSGDDVGIFASGPFDHLFTGVIEQSTIPHLMAYAACIGDGPTMCDAN is encoded by the exons ATGTTAATTCAAATACTTTTGGTTGCAATTGCTGCCATAGCGTTAGTGGAAGGACATGTCATTGCGGATGATGATTTTCATAATGTTTACAAGTTAACCGGTCAGAATAGCAATCGTGCTTTCATTGAAGATATTGGCATGGGAAAATATACACCTGAAGAGGAAAAGGATCCAGAATTCTGGAGAAATTTGGCGCGCCAGGAGTTGCAGCAGAATTTAAAAAAGCAGCGCTTAAATATGAACAAGGCCAAGAATGTGATTTTCTTTTTGGGTGATGGCATGTCCTTGAGTACCGTAGCAGCGGCCAGGATGCTCAAGGGTCAGCAGAAAGGCAATACGGGTGAAGAAGAGGTCTTGAGTTTTGAAAAGTTCCCTTATACCGGCTTAAGTAAG ACCTACTGCACTGACTCTCAAGTGGCCGATTCTGCTTGCACTGCAACTGCTTATTTGTGCGGTGTTAAGGCTAACATTGTGACAATTGGTGTCAGTGCTAATGTTCTATTTAACAATTGTTCTGCCAGTATGGATCCCAAAAATCATGTCTCCTCTATTGCTCAATGGGCCCAAAAGGCGGGCAAATCGACGGGCTTTATAACAACCACCACCCTAACACATGCTAGTCCCAGTGGTACATTTGCTCATGTAGCCAATCGTATGTACGAGAGTGATACTGATGTACGTTCCTTCGGCAGAGATCCTGAAGAATGCATGGACATTGCTACTCAGCTGGTAACCCAAGAGCCCGGCCGTAATTTCGACATATTAATGGGTGGTGGCATGTCCAAATTTTTACCCAACACCATACGTGACTGTCATGGCAATTTGGGTATACGAGAAGATGGTAAAAATTTACTATCCACTTGGCAGGGAATGCATCCTGAAGGCATTATTGCCACCAATCGTGAAGAGTTGCTGAGTTTGAACACCTCTAAGGTATCCAATATCATGGGTATATTCCAATCGAAATACATGGATTATCGTTTGCTGTCTGATCCCGTTAAGCAGCCCACTTTGGCCGAAATGACTGAAGTAGCCCTAAAGTTAATGCAGCGTAATGATGAAGGTTATTTCATCTTCATTGAGGGTGGTTTAATCGATGTAGCTCATCATGCTACTAAAGCTGCCATTTCTCTTGACGAAACTTTGGAATTTGATAAGGCCATAGAATTGGCCAGAAAAATGACCGATCCCGAGGATACTCTTATAGTGGTATCATCTGATCATGCTCATCCCTTAACCATTTCGGGTTATCCGGGCAGAGGTACAGATATCTTGGGTCTCAATCAACATGATTCGGACTCTAATGGTTTGAagtatttaactttaaattatCCTATTGGGCCCAAACAGTATTTAGATGATAAGGGTAATCGTTTggatttggaaaaaataaacagaGATTCCA acTTTGAGTATCCCGGTTATATCAACACCGATGATGGCCGTCATTCTGGTGATGATGTGGGTATCTTTGCCTCTGGACCTTTTGATCATTTGTTTACTGGCGTTATAGAGCAGAGTACTATACCCCATTTGATGGCGTATGCTGCTTGCATTGGTGATGGTCCTACAATGTGTGATGCTaattaa
- the LOC135960568 gene encoding membrane-bound alkaline phosphatase-like, producing MFVKILLVTLTATVLVQRSQGHTISDDGFHDVRKLTGQHVGRAYIEDVGMGKHTPEEEKDPEFWRSLARKELEQNLKKQRLNMNKAKNVIFFLGDGMSLSTVAAARMHKGQKKGHTGEEEVLSFEKFPFTGLSKTYCTNAQVADSACTATAYLCGVKGNIVTIGVNANVQFNNCTASMDPKNHVSSIAQWAQKAGKSTGFITTTTLTHASPSGSYAHVANRLYESDTDIKSFGIDPSECMDIATQLVTQEPGRNFDIIMGGGMSKFLPNTIHDTHGNLGIREDGKNLLSTWQGMHPKGIIATNREELLSLNTSKVSNIMGIFQSELMDYHLMADPVDQPTLAEMTEVALKLLQRNDQGYFIFIEGGLIDIAHHETKSAISLDETLEFEKAIQLAREMTDPEDTLIVVSSDHAHPLTISGYPGRGTDILGLNQHDADSNGLKYLTLNYPIGIKQYMDDKGNRLDLEEIERGNDFQYPSYIKSNDGQHSGDDVGIFASGPFDHLFSGVLQQSTIPHLMAYAACIGEGPTMCDEE from the exons atgtttgttaaaattttgttggtgaCACTTACAGCCACTGTGCTTGTACAGAGATCCCAAGGACATACTATTTCAGACGATGGATTTCACGATGTCAGAAAGTTAACAGGACAACATGTTGGTCGTGCTTACATCGAAGATGTTGGTATGGGAAAACATACACCCGAAGAGGAAAAGGATCCAGAATTCTGGAGAAGTTTGGCGCGCAAAGAGTTGGAGCAGAATTTAAAAAAGCAGCGCTTAAATATGAACAAGGCCAAAAATGTGATTTTCTTTTTGGGTGATGGCATGTCTTTGAGTACCGTAGCAGCGGCCAGGATGCATAAGGGTCAGAAAAAGGGCCATACGGGTGAAGAAGAGGTGTTGAGTTTTGAAAAGTTTCCTTTCACTGGATTGAGTAAG ACCTACTGTACCAATGCTCAAGTTGCCGACTCTGCCTGCACTGCAACAGCTTATTTGTGTGGTGTTAAGGGTAACATAGTGACAATTGGCGTTAATGCTAATGTTCAATTTAACAATTGTACAGCCAGTATGGATCCCAAAAATCATGTCTCTTCCATAGCCCAATGGGCTCAAAAGGCTGGTAAATCTACGGGCTTTATAACAACCACCACCCTAACACATGCTAGTCCCAGTGGATCGTACGCTCATGTGGCCAATCGTTTGTATGAGAGTGATACCGATATTAAATCATTCGGCATAGACCCTTCGGAATGCATGGACATTGCCACACAATTGGTAACCCAAGAGCCAGGACGCAACTTTGATATAATAATGGGAGGTGGCATGTCCAAATTTTTACCCAACACCATACACGATACTCATGGCAATTTGGGTATACGAGAAGATGGCAAAAATTTACTCTCCACTTGGCAGGGTATGCATCCCAAAGGCATTATTGCCACCAATCGTGAAGAATTGTTGAGTTTGAACACCTCTAAAGTTTCCAATATCATGGGTATATTTCAGTCTGAGCTTATGGATTATCATTTGATGGCCGATCCTGTCGATCAACCAACTTTGGCCGAAATGACTGAAGTGGCTTTAAAACTACTGCAGCGTAATGATCAGGGTTATTTCATATTCATTGAGGGCGGTTTGATTGATATTGCTCATCATGAGACTAAATCTGCGATATCTCTGGATGAGACCTTGGAATTTGAAAAGGCCATACAATTGGCTAGAGAAATGACCGATCCCGAGGATACTCTTATAGTGGTATCATCTGATCATGCTCATCCCTTAACCATATCGGGCTATCCGGGCAGAGGTACAGATATCTTGGGTCTCAATCAACATGATGCCGACTCCAATGGtttgaaatatttgactttaaactATCCCATTGGTATAAAACAATATATGGATGATAAGGGCAATCGTTTGGATTTGGAGGAAATTGAAAGAGGAAATG actTCCAGTACCCTAGCTATATCAAGTCCAATGATGGCCAGCATTCTGGTGATGATGTGGGCATTTTTGCTTCTGGACCTTTTGATCATTTGTTTAGCGGAGTCCTGCAACAGAGCACTATACCGCATTTAATGGCTTATGCTGCTTGTATTGGCGAGGGTCCTACTATGTGTGATGAAGAGTAG